From the Tissierellales bacterium genome, the window AATGGAGAACAAGAAACCATAATTATAAAAATTCAAGATTATAAATTAGATATAAAAAACCTATCTTTAAATAAAAAAGATAAAAAGATAGTATCCCATATATTAAAAGATGAATCCTTAGCATTAATAGATTATATATCCATAGATCCAGATTTTAAAGGAGAAGTTCCTATATTTTCTTGGCAGAAATTTAGAAAAGATGAAAAAAGCATAATTTCTAATAATATAAAGTTAAAGTTATCTAAGAAAGAAGGGAATAGGAAGTTATTTATAAAAATTATAGATGTTTTTGGTAATAATAATGATATAATAATAGATACATAATTAGTTATATACAGGGAGATGAATAAAATCTTTTATATTAGAGAATTTTCTGCATATACTTAATATAGATGTAAAATGTTAAAAATTAATTGTAAAGGAGAATGGCTATGAATAATGACTATGATGAACATGAATATGATCTTATGGAGCCGGATACAATCTATCTTACGTTAGAAGATGATACTGAAATAGAATGTGATGTATTGGGAATTTTTGAAATAGAAGATAAGGAATATATTGCCTTACTACCTTTTGAAGATGACCAAGTATTTCTATATGAATATGTTGAAGATGAACAAGGTATTGATTTAATAAATATTGAGGATGATGACGAATTTGACCTAGTTTTAGAAGCCTTTTATACACTATTTATAGAAGAAGATTTTGATGAGGAAGAGTTTTAATAGGAAGTTAAAAAGAAGTACTTCGGCCTAGGTTGAGGTACTTTTTTAAATAATATGGAGGTGTTTTTTGTGAGTAATGAACTAACATTAGCAAAGGAATTAATAAACCTATTAGATGAATGTCCAAGTCCTTTTCATGTAGTTGAAAGGGTTGAAAAAGATTTAATAAAGGAAGGATTTAAAAAATTAGATTCTAAGGAAAAATGGGAAATTAAAAAAGGTGGTAAATACTTCGTTACAAAAAATAAATCAGCTTTAATTGCCTTTGTAGTAGGAAAGGGAGAAATTGAAGAAGATGGTTTTAGACTTATAGGTGCCCATACTGATTCTCCTACTTTTAGAGTAAAACCAAATCCGGAAATGGTAATTGAAAATAATTATTTAAAATTAAATACAGAAGTCTATGGTGGACCTATTTTAAATACTTGGTTTGATAGACCATTATCTTTAGCTGGTAGAGTAGCTGTAAGATCAGAGAACCCTATTAAACCAGATTACAAACTTTTAAACATTGACAAGCCTATAATGATAATACCTAATTTAGCTGTACATATGAACAGAAAGGTAAATGAAGGTGTAAAGATTAACGCTCAAACCCAATCCTTACCATTATTAGCTATGGTAAATGAAGAATTTGAAAAAGATAATTATTTACTAAAAGTCATAAGTAAAAATTTAGGTATAATCAAAGAAGATATTTTAGATTTTGATTTGTTCTTATATGAATATGAAAAAGGGAATATTATAGGTTTAAATAATGAGTTTATTTCCAGTGGTAGACTAGATGATTTATCAATGGTCCATGCTGGAATAAAAGCATTAGTAAAAAGTGAAGTTTCTAATTCTACAAATATTATGGTTTGTTTCGATAATGAAGAAGTAGGTAGTATGACAAAACAAGGCGCAGCAAGCCCAATGCTTAAAACTATACTTGAAAGAATTACATTTGCCTTAGGTAAAGATAGGGAGGATTTCTTTAGAGGACTATATAATTCTTTTATAGTTTCAGCAGATGCAGCTCATGGAGTCCATCCAAATTATACAGAGCAACATGATCCAACTAATAGACCAATTATAAATAAAGGACCAGCTATAAAGATTAGTGCAAATCAAAGCTATACTTCGGATAGTTTTTCATCTACAGTATATGAAAACATATGTAAAGCTGCAGATGTTCCAGTACAAAGATTTGTAAATAGATCAGATAAAAGAGGGGGCTCAACAATAGGTCCTATTTCATCATCCCAATTAGATATTCCATCTGT encodes:
- a CDS encoding DUF1292 domain-containing protein, translated to MNNDYDEHEYDLMEPDTIYLTLEDDTEIECDVLGIFEIEDKEYIALLPFEDDQVFLYEYVEDEQGIDLINIEDDDEFDLVLEAFYTLFIEEDFDEEEF
- a CDS encoding M18 family aminopeptidase; translated protein: MSNELTLAKELINLLDECPSPFHVVERVEKDLIKEGFKKLDSKEKWEIKKGGKYFVTKNKSALIAFVVGKGEIEEDGFRLIGAHTDSPTFRVKPNPEMVIENNYLKLNTEVYGGPILNTWFDRPLSLAGRVAVRSENPIKPDYKLLNIDKPIMIIPNLAVHMNRKVNEGVKINAQTQSLPLLAMVNEEFEKDNYLLKVISKNLGIIKEDILDFDLFLYEYEKGNIIGLNNEFISSGRLDDLSMVHAGIKALVKSEVSNSTNIMVCFDNEEVGSMTKQGAASPMLKTILERITFALGKDREDFFRGLYNSFIVSADAAHGVHPNYTEQHDPTNRPIINKGPAIKISANQSYTSDSFSSTVYENICKAADVPVQRFVNRSDKRGGSTIGPISSSQLDIPSVDIGNPLLAMHSIRELGGVMDHYYVYKSFLKFYEI